Proteins encoded by one window of Cylindrospermum stagnale PCC 7417:
- a CDS encoding type I glyceraldehyde-3-phosphate dehydrogenase — MIRVAINGFGRIGRNFARCWVGRENSNIDLVAINDTSDPRTNAHLLRYDSMLGKLKNADISADDNSITVNGKTIKCVSDRNPENLPWKDWGIDLIIEATGVFTSKEGALKHVNAGAKKVLITAPGKNEDGTFVMGVNHHDYDHNIHNIISNASCTTNCLAPIAKVLNDKFGIIKGTMTTTHSYTGDQRLLDASHRDLRRARAAAINIVPTSTGAAKAVALVIPDLKGKLNGVALRVPTPNVSMVDFVVQVEKRTITEEVNQALKSAAEGELKGILDYSELELVSSDYQGCDASSIVDASLTLVMGNDMVKVMAWYDNEWGYSQRVLDLAELVAVKWA; from the coding sequence TAACTTTGCACGCTGCTGGGTGGGAAGAGAGAATAGCAATATCGACCTAGTTGCTATCAATGACACATCAGACCCTAGAACTAATGCTCACCTGCTGAGATATGACTCAATGCTAGGTAAGTTAAAGAATGCTGACATTAGCGCTGATGATAACTCAATCACCGTTAATGGCAAGACAATTAAGTGCGTATCTGATCGCAACCCAGAAAACTTGCCCTGGAAAGACTGGGGAATTGACCTGATTATTGAAGCAACTGGTGTTTTTACTAGCAAAGAAGGAGCGCTCAAGCATGTTAATGCCGGAGCCAAGAAGGTACTGATCACCGCTCCTGGTAAAAATGAAGATGGCACATTTGTCATGGGTGTGAATCATCACGACTATGACCACAACATACACAACATCATCAGTAACGCTAGCTGTACCACCAATTGCTTGGCTCCCATCGCCAAGGTGTTGAATGATAAATTTGGCATCATTAAAGGTACGATGACTACCACCCACAGCTACACTGGTGACCAGCGGTTATTAGACGCTTCTCACCGTGATTTGCGCCGGGCGAGGGCAGCAGCGATTAACATTGTACCCACCTCCACCGGTGCGGCAAAGGCAGTAGCATTGGTAATTCCAGACCTCAAAGGTAAGCTAAATGGGGTTGCTTTGCGCGTACCCACCCCGAACGTTTCCATGGTAGATTTCGTGGTTCAGGTTGAGAAGCGTACTATTACCGAAGAAGTTAACCAAGCCCTAAAATCTGCTGCTGAAGGTGAACTCAAAGGCATTTTAGATTACAGCGAACTAGAGCTAGTATCATCCGATTATCAAGGTTGTGACGCTTCTTCGATTGTTGATGCCAGCTTAACTTTGGTCATGGGTAATGACATGGTCAAAGTCATGGCGTGGTATGACAACGAGTGGGGTTATAGCCAACGAGTTCTAGATTTGGCAGAATTAGTAGCCGTGAAGTGGGCTTAA
- the thiL gene encoding thiamine-phosphate kinase, giving the protein MNSDLSSLKIQDIGEQGLLERLQRFCPPEIIGDDAAVLLTAPEKSLVVTTDMLIDGVHFSNLTTSPEDAGWRAAAANLSDLAAMGAKPLGITVGLGLPGEVMVSWVERLYQGMTECLHKYNTSIVGGDLVRSPIITLAITAFGQATPNLIIHRSTATVGQAIVVTGIHGASRAGLELLLHPELGQNLNAEEQQFLIKAHQRPNPRLDVLPILWEILESQSIIAVAGMDSSDGLADAVVQICHASGVGAILETRQIPLATSFDHWLTKERSLEYALHGGEDFELVLCLPQQPASDLVQKLGQGAAIVGTITPGSTVILHDEHEKFPDKVLSLSQGFQHFGQ; this is encoded by the coding sequence GTGAACAGTGATTTATCTTCCCTGAAAATTCAAGATATTGGCGAACAAGGTCTTTTAGAAAGATTGCAGCGTTTTTGTCCTCCAGAAATTATTGGGGATGATGCAGCAGTGCTGTTGACTGCACCGGAGAAATCTTTGGTAGTCACTACAGATATGCTAATTGATGGTGTGCATTTTAGTAATCTCACCACTTCCCCAGAAGATGCTGGCTGGCGAGCTGCTGCTGCTAATTTATCAGATTTAGCGGCAATGGGTGCGAAGCCATTGGGAATTACTGTTGGACTGGGACTCCCTGGGGAAGTGATGGTGAGTTGGGTTGAGCGCTTGTACCAAGGAATGACAGAATGCCTGCATAAGTACAACACCTCAATTGTCGGTGGTGATCTTGTGCGATCGCCGATCATTACTCTAGCCATCACAGCTTTCGGTCAAGCTACCCCTAATTTGATTATCCACCGCTCTACTGCAACTGTAGGTCAGGCGATCGTTGTCACAGGTATCCACGGAGCCTCCCGTGCAGGTTTAGAATTACTGTTGCATCCCGAATTAGGACAAAACCTCAACGCTGAAGAACAGCAGTTTCTGATCAAAGCACATCAGCGTCCCAACCCACGTTTAGATGTCCTACCCATTTTGTGGGAAATTTTAGAATCCCAATCTATAATTGCCGTTGCTGGAATGGATAGCAGCGATGGTTTAGCAGACGCTGTGGTGCAAATCTGCCACGCCAGTGGTGTCGGTGCTATCTTAGAAACTAGGCAAATTCCCTTAGCAACAAGCTTTGACCACTGGTTGACAAAAGAGCGATCGCTAGAATATGCCCTACATGGTGGCGAAGACTTTGAATTAGTGCTGTGCTTACCACAACAGCCAGCATCTGATTTAGTGCAAAAACTGGGTCAAGGCGCAGCAATTGTGGGCACAATTACACCAGGGTCAACAGTAATATTGCACGATGAACACGAAAAATTCCCCGACAAAGTGCTGAGTCTTAGCCAGGGATTTCAACATTTTGGTCAGTAG